The nucleotide sequence CATCATTAACATAAGCGCCAGCTGTAATTATTAGCTTTTCAGTTGTGTAGCATGTGCCATTTGCAAAAACCTGTATAATGCCATCAGCATTAGATTGGATATCTGTTACAGGAGAAAACTCCTTTAGATCAATATTTTCTGCATTGTCTACAAACCTGAACAAGGCTGATAGTGTCGCATTTAGATTAATAATTCCACCATCTTTTTGGAAAAACCCACTATAATCAGAAGGCAAGTTTTTAAAATGATATTTCTCCTCAATTTGCTTTGCCTCCAATTTTTCATAAGAAATATTCAGCTCATCCATAACCTGCATGGCGGCATTGATCCCACCTTCCTGTGAGCTAATATCAGGAGAGCCGAACCATAAAGAACCTGTTTTATCTATAAGCTGTTCATTTGAATGCTTTTGTAAGTCATCCCAATATTTTACAGAGTCCAGTGCAAGCTGAGACATGTACTTTTGCGCATATTGTAGACGAAATTGTCGGGAGTCACCGGCAGAGCTTCCGTTTTGATTATTAAAACCATACTTTTCCAGCACCAAAACTTTTTTACCTGTGCTGGCTAAATGGTAAGCAGTAGAAAGGCCCATAGCTCCGCCTCCAACAATTGTTACATCGTATTTGTTAGAAACCATATTAAAAATTTATACAAAATGAATAAAAGTGTATTCCTAGTTCCAAAAAATGCAATAGCATCCATAGGTTGACTTTTAGTTGTTAATTAGTCTAGAGGTTATTATCAGCTAGCCAAGAAACCGTTAACGGCCTTCTAACAATTCTGAAAAATCAAAAAGTCAACAACCTAAAATCGAAAGTAATATTAGTGTAGCAATATTCAAAAGTTAGCAAGTAGTTTTTTAAAGCATATTCCTAGCCTTAACCTCCATGTATTTATTGATGGTGGACAAGGTAAGTTCCTGAGGTGTGGTCAATACCGAGGCAATGCCGAAAATCTCCAACTCTTTGCGTATAAGCTTTTTCTCAAAATTTAACTTTTCGGCAATCGTTTTTACATAAATAGCTCCTGTATCAGAAGCTTTTTGTTCCGCTAGCGCTTTTAGTTCAGTATTTTCAAAGAATATAACAACCAACAAATGGTTGAGGGCCAATTTTCTTAAATAAGGCAACTGCCGTCGGAGGGATGAAAGAGACTCAAAATTGGTAAACAACAGCATAAGACTGCGTTGGTTGATTTTACGGCTAATGTGGGTATAAAGCAAAGGAAAATCAGGCTCTGTAAAACTTGTTTGAAGGTTATACAGGTTGTGCATAACCTTCTGCAAAGTAGCCCCTTTCCTTTCGGCCGTTACCATGCTTTCTATTTGATGATCAAAAGTTATTAAACCTGCCTTATCGTCTTTTTTTAGAACAATATTAGAAATGGCCAGCGTGGCATTGATAGCATAGTCCAAAAGTGTCATTTTTTCAAAAGGCATTTTCATAGCCCGACCTTTGTCTATAATACAATAGACTGACCTGGACCTTTCATCCTGGTATTGATTGACCATCAACTTGGCAGCCCTAGCCGTAGCATTTCTGTTAATAGTACGAATATCATCGCCAGCAACATATTCCTTTATTTGCTCAAATTCCATCGTGTTGCCAGACCTACGCAAGCGACGGATACCGGTGTCAAAAACCCGACTGCTAAAGGCAAGCATTTCATACCTCCGCATTTGAAGAAAAGAAGGGTAAACAGGAACCTCTTGTTCTTGCGAAAATATAAACCTCCGTTCTGCCAAACCCAGCAAACCTTTTACAAAAACATTAATACGGCCAAACTGATATAACCCTCTTTCAAAAGGGCGTATATGGTATATGACCTCTTTGCCTTTACCCGAACGCAATCTTGAGGAGCGGGAAAAATCCCTTTCCTGCAGTTGAATGGGAAGCTCATCTGTCAAAGTAATATTTACAGCATAGGGGTAATTGTTCCTTAAGCGTACGCATGTCGGGTTTTCATCGCCATTTGAAAGCCTTGGGGGAATACTTCTGGAAGCAATTATACGCCTACGGCCACTAAATAGCATGGCCACATCCAATAACAGAAAAGCAGCTACGGCCAAAAACAGAAAAGCAGCAGGCGCATTTAAAATTGGAAAGAAAAATGACAATACAAACACCACCGCACTTGCCCCAAGCAGGATAAAAAGTCGCTTTGTAAAATATAATGTTTTAATGAGCTTCACTACCTTGGCACCTCTATAGCGTTGATAAGATTTGTTATAACTTCATCTGTCGGTACACCCTCCATCTCCTTTTCGGGAGTCAAAATGATCCTATGACGGAAGATTGCTGGCGCAAGCTCTTTAATATCCTCTGGAGTTACAAAATCCCGAGCACTCAGAGCCGCATAAGCTTTAGAAGCAGACAGTAATGCAACAGCCGCCCTAGGAGAAGCGCCCAAAAATACCGAACGGTCATTTCTGGTCTGCTCTACAATAGCCGCTATATAGTCAATGATTTTATCTTCAACATGGATGTTCTGGACTATAGCCCTAAAGTTTTCAATTTTTTCCGGATCCAACACAGCGTTGATAACAGAAAGGTCAGGGGCACCTTTTCTCTTATGATGGTTGTATAACATCTGCACCTCTTCCTTCCTGGATGGATAGGTAACATCTATTTTAAACAGAAACCTGTCTAGCTGAGCTTCTGGCAACCTATAAGTACCTTCTTGTTCAACTGGATTTTGTGTAGCCAGGACCATAAAAGGCTTGCCCATAAGATAGGTCTGGCCATCAATAGTAACCTGCCGCTCTTCCATGACTTCAAACAGGGAGGACTGTGTTTTGGCAGGAGCTCGGTTAATTTCATCTATCAGGATAATATTTGAAAATATAGGCCCTTTCTTAAAATCAAAGTCGGTAGTCTTCATGTTAAAAACAGATGTTCCCAACACATCAGAAGGCATTAGATCGGGGGTGAACTGAATACGGGAGAACCCTGCTGAAATGGTTTTTGACAAGGCTTTGGCTGTTAACGTTTTTGCTACCCCAGGCACTCCCTCGATTAATACATGCCCATCGCAAAGAATGGCTGTAATCAACAAGTTTACCATCCGGTCTTGCCCTACCACAAGCTTAGAAACTTCTGCCCTAATAGCTTCAGCAGAGGTTGCCAGTTTATCCAGATCTGTTCTATTTTCAAAAAGCTGCTCTTCCATAAAAAATTATTTAATGTTTTCCTTAACCTCCTCTTCAAATTCTTCTATTAAAGAATTTAATATCACAAGGTCATTTTCTACTACTTTATCACTGCCCTTCACCTTACTAATATGGGCAAAAAGTTTATCGATTAACGTTTTAGGTGCCACTTGTTTCCGTATTAGTTTATCCCGCACACCATCTTCTTTTTCTTTAAGTGGGATATGAAACATATTCTTTACCTTGTCCATAAAATACAAGATTCTTTTCTCTGCTAGGTTCTTATGGTTTTTGTAATAAAAATAAAGATGTCCTAAAGTTTCCGCAAACTCAATGCTAGAGTTTGTAGGGGGCGGCACAACAGGTATCACCCTCTGACGACGCTTTAATTCAGAAAAAAGGTATAGTACCATAGCAGCCAGTAAAGTAAAGTAGGCCATCTTTAAAGACCGGTTATTTAAAATAACCCTAATAGGAGAAGAGGCCGCAAGGTTTCCAGGCTTATAATACTCGTCCCACACCACCTGTCTAA is from Cytophagaceae bacterium ABcell3 and encodes:
- a CDS encoding MoxR family ATPase yields the protein MEEQLFENRTDLDKLATSAEAIRAEVSKLVVGQDRMVNLLITAILCDGHVLIEGVPGVAKTLTAKALSKTISAGFSRIQFTPDLMPSDVLGTSVFNMKTTDFDFKKGPIFSNIILIDEINRAPAKTQSSLFEVMEERQVTIDGQTYLMGKPFMVLATQNPVEQEGTYRLPEAQLDRFLFKIDVTYPSRKEEVQMLYNHHKRKGAPDLSVINAVLDPEKIENFRAIVQNIHVEDKIIDYIAAIVEQTRNDRSVFLGASPRAAVALLSASKAYAALSARDFVTPEDIKELAPAIFRHRIILTPEKEMEGVPTDEVITNLINAIEVPR
- a CDS encoding DUF58 domain-containing protein, with the protein product MKLIKTLYFTKRLFILLGASAVVFVLSFFFPILNAPAAFLFLAVAAFLLLDVAMLFSGRRRIIASRSIPPRLSNGDENPTCVRLRNNYPYAVNITLTDELPIQLQERDFSRSSRLRSGKGKEVIYHIRPFERGLYQFGRINVFVKGLLGLAERRFIFSQEQEVPVYPSFLQMRRYEMLAFSSRVFDTGIRRLRRSGNTMEFEQIKEYVAGDDIRTINRNATARAAKLMVNQYQDERSRSVYCIIDKGRAMKMPFEKMTLLDYAINATLAISNIVLKKDDKAGLITFDHQIESMVTAERKGATLQKVMHNLYNLQTSFTEPDFPLLYTHISRKINQRSLMLLFTNFESLSSLRRQLPYLRKLALNHLLVVIFFENTELKALAEQKASDTGAIYVKTIAEKLNFEKKLIRKELEIFGIASVLTTPQELTLSTINKYMEVKARNML